From Topomyia yanbarensis strain Yona2022 chromosome 1, ASM3024719v1, whole genome shotgun sequence, one genomic window encodes:
- the LOC131677188 gene encoding uncharacterized protein LOC131677188 has protein sequence MIGYKLLAVACLVGAVVAQQDYQQEYRPAPHRIGTNAAEPKPTPIPILKQINRHNEDGSYTYGYEGADGSFKIETKLATGEVKGKYGYVDEGGKVKVVEYGANKYGFQPSGEGITVPPPTLVDETTGKDALLDYEDNIPAPRPQKIRPSKPRFQEVPQQRPQPQFYDYEEEQQQQQAPPQPRLQPQPQPQPQYPQGQYVQHSHFGSAAGPARPPQRAQIANAVPIDVVYSTNQRPARPEPTYDTRPQAFPSASPVPEPRIRYSAPAFAGAAPAPLPNAHQAPQPSFASQPAYAPEPQARPAPAVYQARPAQGRSTSILDQLAKDYALPQGGAAPLHDISFGYY, from the exons ACAAATGCCGCAGAACCAAAGCCTACCCCGATTCCGATTCTCAAGCAGATCAACAG ACACAATGAGGACGGTTCTTACACCTACGGATACGAGGGAGCCGATGGATCAttcaaaattgaaacaaaactgGCTACCGGTGAAGTGAAAGGGAAATACGGATACGTCGATGAAGGTGGAAAAGTGAAGGTTGTCGAGTACGGAGCCAACAAATATGGTTTTCAACCTTCCGGTGAAGGTATCACCGTTCCCCCGCCAACGCTCGTTGACGAAACGACAGGAAAGGATGCTCTTTTAGATTACGAGGACAATATTCCTGCACCAAGACCACAG AAAATTCGACCGTCGAAACCGAGATTCCAGGAGGTGCCGCAGCAGCGTCCACAGCCCCAGTTTTATGACTATGAAGAagagcaacaacaacaacaagcgCCACCACAGCCTCGACTACAGCCTCAACCTCAACCGCAGCCACAGTATCCACAGGGACAGTACGTCCAGCACTCACATTTCGGTTCGGCCGCTGGTCCAGCTCGTCCACCACAACGCGCCCAGATTGCGAACGCAGTTCCAATAGACGTAGTCTACTCGACCAATCAACGCCCAGCTCGTCCAGAGCCGACTTATGACACCCGGCCACAAGCTTTTCCGTCTGCCTCCCCAGTTCCAGAGCCTAGGATCCGATACTCTGCCCCAGCGTTTGCTGGTGCCGCTCCAGCACCGCTTCCCAATGCACAC CAAGCTCCACAGCCATCCTTTGCCTCACAGCCTGCCTATGCGCCAGAGCCACAAGCACGACCTGCGCCAGCAGTTTACCAGGCAAGACCAGCCCAAGGACGTAGCACCAGTATTCTAGATCAGCTAGCCAAAGATTACGCACTACCCCAGGGAGGAGCTGCACCGCTGCATGACATCTCTTTCGGTTACTATTGA